The following coding sequences lie in one Ostrinia nubilalis chromosome 2, ilOstNubi1.1, whole genome shotgun sequence genomic window:
- the LOC135078590 gene encoding methylcrotonoyl-CoA carboxylase subunit alpha, mitochondrial, whose protein sequence is MSYIKQMNRICQTLNLKYSARFNHARVLKEDIQRQQINKVLIANRGEIACRVMHTAKKLGIRTVAVYSDADKHAMHVEMADEAYHIGPAASTLSYLNAAKILEVAKKSNSQAIHPGYGFLSENVEFCEKCSDEGVIFIGPPPKAIRDMGIKSTSKHIMSSAGVPIVKGYHGEEQSIEKLQAEAQRIGFPLMIKAVRGGGGKGMRIAMTEADFLPQLESAKRESLKSFGDDNMLLEQYITDPRHVEVQVFADKHGNVVHLFERDCSVQRRHQKIIEEAPAPGLSEETRRSLGEAAVRAARAVGYVGAGTVEFILHRQTHEFHFMEMNTRLQVEHPITEMITGTDLVEWQLRVAAGEPLPLTQEEIIRRGHAVECRIYAEEPGAGFLPRAGTLHRLTQPTKEQHVRVETGVREGQEVSVHYDPMIAKLVVWGRDRNEALAKTRAKLSEYKVAGLETNVNFLLRLSGAKAFVEGDVHTAFIPQHEAELFPLTSEPAVEEKAIQAALGFILNAQRQQAVNDSWKGISVEPAGWRPNYQLKKTIPLRFDEKDLKVIVEYGSAPNTYKVQVNDGEWKQVEASLSNNQQGLQLNTLLGDKTTKVGLLTFENEVHIYDEWKQVEPFLSNNEQGLQLNTLLGDKTTKVGLLTFENEVHIYDEWKQVEASLSNNEQGLQLNTLLGDKTTKVGLLKFENEVHIYDEWKQVEASLSNNEKGLQLNTLLRDKTTKVGLLTFENEVHIYDEWKQVEASLSNNEQGLQLNTLLGDKTTKVGLLTFENEVHIYDEWKQVEASLSNNEQRLQLYTLLGDKTTKVGLLTFENEVHIYDEWKQVEASLSNNEQGLQLNTLLGDKTTKVGLLTFENEVHIYDEQVEPSLSNNEQGLQLDTLLGDKTTKVGLLMFENEVHIYDENGQTVLKVPLPKYQAAGGADAAASADSASSPTPGILERVMVQKGDKVVKGQPLFVVIAMKMEYVVRSPRDGVVSGLASVKLGDPVGKGAQIVTLEGEN, encoded by the exons ATGTCTTACATAAAGCAGATGAATCGAATTTG CCAAACTTTAAACCTCAAATACTCAGCAAGGTTCAATCATGCACGGGTACTTAAAGAAGACATTCAAAGGCAGCAGATCAATAAAGTGCTCATCGCAAACCGCGGTGAGATCGCTTGCAGGGTTATGCATACTGCGAAGAAGTTGGGCATTCGGACCGTAGCAGTGTACTCTGATGCCGATAAACATGCAATGCATGTAGAAATG GCTGATGAAGCATATCACATTGGGCCAGCGGCTTCAACACTAAGTTATCTGAATGCAGCAAAAATACTTGAAGTGGCAAAGAAATCCAACAGTCAAGCCATTCATCCTGGCTATGGATTCCTCTCTGAAAATGTAGAGTTCTGCGAAAAGTGTTCTGATGAAGGAGTCATATTTATTGGTCCCCCACCTAAAGCTATCAGAGATATGGGTATCAAGAG tacatCAAAACATATCATGTCAAGTGCTGGGGTGCCCATTGTAAAAGGTTACCATGGAGAGGAACAGAGCATTGAAAAACTACAGGCTGAAGCTCAGAGGATCGGGTTCCCGCTGATGATCAAGGCAGTCAGAGGAGGAGGTGGTAAG GGTATGAGAATCGCCATGACGGAAGCCGATTTCTTGCCACAACTGGAATCCGCCAAGAGAGAATCGCTGAAATCTTTTGGAGATGACAACATGTTACTTGAACAGTACATCACAGATCCTAGGCATGTGGAAGTACAG GTGTTCGCTGACAAGCACGGCAATGTAGTCCATTTGTTTGAGAGAGACTGTTCTGTTCAGAGAAGGCACCAGAAAATCATTGAAGAAGCACCTGCG CCCGGTCTCAGCGAAGAGACCCGTCGGTCTCTGGGCGAGGCGGCGGTGCGAGCAGCTAGGGCTGTGGGCTACGTAGGCGCGGGCACCGTGGAGTTCATCCTGCATAGACAGACGCATGAGTTCCACTTTATGGAGATGAACACTCGGTTGCAGGTCGAACATCCCATCACTGAGATGATCACTG GTACGGACTTAGTAGAGTGGCAACTAAGAGTAGCGGCCGGCGAGCCGTTACCTCTAACGCAAGAAGAAATCATCCGCCGCGGTCACGCGGTGGAGTGTCGAATCTACGCGGAGGAACCTGGTGCAGGGTTCTTACCCCGCGCGGGCACGTTGCATCGCCTCACGCAGCCTACCAAGGAGCAACATGTTAGG GTAGAAACCGGCGTCCGTGAAGGCCAGGAAGTATCAGTGCACTACGACCCAATGATCGCCAAACTGGTGGTGTGGGGCCGCGACCGCAACGAGGCGCTGGCTAAAACCAGGGCCAAGCTCTCGGAATATAAA GTAGCCGGTCTAGAGACAAACGTAAACTTCCTTCTCCGATTGAGCGGCGCCAAAGCGTTCGTAGAGGGTGACGTCCACACCGCCTTCATACCACAGCACGAAGCGGAGCTGTTCCCATTGACTAGCGAACCCGCTGTGGAAGAAAAAGCCATCCAAGCTGCCCTTGGGTTT ATCTTAAATGCCCAAAGACAACAAGCTGTAAACGACAGTTGGAAGGGAATCTCCGTAGAACCAGCCGGCTGGAGGCCCAACTACCAGCTCAAAAAGACGATTCCGCTCAGGTTTGACGAAAAAG ATTTGAAAGTGATAGTAGAATACGGCAGCGCCCCCAACACCTACAAAGTTCAAGTGAACGATGGCGAGTGGAAGCAAGTCGAGGCGTCTCTGAGCAACAACCAACAAGGGCTGCAGCTGAACACGCTACTCGGAGACAAGACCACCAAAGTCGGCTTGCTGACGTTTGAGAACGAAGTACACATCTATGACGAG TGGAAGCAAGTCGAGCCGTTTCTGAGCAACAACGAACAAGGGCTGCAGCTCAACACGCTACTCGGAGACAAGACCACCAAAGTCGGCTTGCTGACGTTTGAGAACGAAGTACACATCTATGACGAG TGGAAGCAAGTCGAAGCGTCTTTGAGCAACAACGAACAAGGGCTGCAGCTCAATACGCTACTCGGAGACAAGACCACCAAAGTCGGCTTGCTGAAGTTTGAGAACGAAGTACACATCTATGACGAG TGGAAGCAAGTCGAAGCGTCTCTGAGCAACAACGAAAAAGGGCTGCAGCTCAATACGCTACTCAGAGATAAGACCACCAAAGTCGGCTTGCTGACGTTTGAGAACGAAGTACACATCTATGATGAG TGGAAGCAAGTCGAGGCGTCTCTGAGCAACAACGAACAAGGGCTGCAGCTCAACACGCTACTCGGAGACAAGACCACCAAAGTCGGCTTGCTGACGTTTGAGAACGAAGTACACATCTATGACGAG TGGAAGCAAGTCGAAGCGTCTCTGAGCAACAACGAACAAAGGCTGCAGCTCTACACGCTACTCGGAGACAAGACCACCAAAGTCGGCTTGCTGACATTTGAGAACGAAGTACACATCTATGACGAG TGGAAGCAAGTCGAAGCGTCTCTGAGCAACAACGAACAAGGGCTGCAGCTCAATACGCTACTCGGAGACAAGACCACCAAAGTCGGCTTGCTGACCTTTGAGAACGAAGTACACATCTATGACGAG CAAGTCGAGCCGTCTCTGAGCAACAACGAACAAGGGCTGCAGCTCGACACGCTACTCGGAGACAAGACCACCAAAGTCGGCTTGCTGATGTTTGAGAACGAAGTACACATCTATGATGAG AACGGCCAGACAGTTCTCAAAGTGCCGCTGCCCAAGTACCAGGCCGCCGGCGGCGCCGACGCGGCCGCTTCTGCTGACAGCGCGAGCTCGCCCACGCCCGGTATCCTCGAGCGAGTCATGGTGCAGAAGGGAGACAAG